From Sporosarcina sp. Te-1, the proteins below share one genomic window:
- the chrA gene encoding chromate efflux transporter has product MRYWEILKASTMLGLTSFGGPAAHIGYFRDEYVKRKKWLDDKMYADLVALCQFLPGPASSQVGIAIGLMRGGLLGGFLSWIGFTLPSVLLLMAFAYFMSTAAFDIGWLKGLKIVAVAIVAHALLGMGKTLTPDRMRITIAVLAAVATLVVPTAVGQIVIILLAGVLGFYLYRKEKTGEVAELPLSFGKRTGLVAWTVFFGLLIALPMLRPLWNQPLFAIFDIFYRVGSIVFGGGHVVLPMLEREIVPMGWMDAETFIAGYGAAQAVPGPLFTLSGYLGQYMDGTAGALVAVGAMFLPSFLLVIGALPFWTVIRSKPGIQAALKGVNAAVVGILLAALYHPVFTSSIHKPIDFAVALISFALLVYYKLSPWIVVIVTTLLGAAAYFMFG; this is encoded by the coding sequence TTGAGATATTGGGAAATCTTGAAGGCTTCCACTATGCTTGGCCTGACATCTTTCGGTGGACCGGCTGCCCATATCGGATACTTTCGGGATGAATATGTAAAAAGGAAAAAATGGCTGGATGATAAGATGTATGCGGATCTTGTAGCGCTTTGCCAGTTTTTACCGGGACCGGCAAGCTCTCAGGTCGGAATTGCAATCGGACTAATGCGTGGCGGGTTGCTAGGCGGCTTTTTATCATGGATTGGCTTCACACTTCCGTCAGTATTGTTACTGATGGCATTTGCCTATTTCATGTCTACCGCAGCTTTTGACATTGGCTGGTTAAAAGGGTTGAAGATTGTAGCGGTGGCTATTGTGGCGCACGCACTGCTCGGAATGGGCAAAACGTTGACACCTGATCGAATGCGGATAACAATCGCTGTTTTGGCGGCCGTAGCCACATTAGTAGTCCCAACTGCAGTTGGCCAAATTGTGATTATCCTGCTCGCTGGGGTGCTTGGGTTTTATTTGTACAGGAAGGAAAAGACTGGTGAAGTGGCGGAATTGCCTCTTTCATTCGGGAAACGAACAGGATTGGTTGCTTGGACGGTATTCTTCGGGCTGCTCATCGCTTTGCCGATGCTACGGCCGCTATGGAATCAACCCTTATTCGCTATATTTGATATTTTTTATCGGGTCGGTTCCATCGTATTCGGAGGAGGGCATGTCGTCTTGCCGATGCTTGAAAGGGAAATTGTGCCGATGGGCTGGATGGATGCAGAGACCTTCATCGCTGGCTATGGAGCCGCTCAGGCAGTACCGGGCCCATTGTTTACACTATCGGGCTACTTAGGGCAATATATGGATGGAACAGCAGGAGCACTAGTAGCTGTTGGTGCCATGTTCCTGCCGTCTTTTCTACTTGTTATCGGCGCATTGCCCTTTTGGACAGTCATTCGGTCAAAGCCAGGCATTCAAGCTGCGTTAAAAGGGGTGAATGCGGCAGTGGTCGGAATCTTGCTGGCCGCTCTCTACCATCCGGTTTTTACAAGTTCTATACATAAGCCGATTGATTTTGCCGTCGCGTTGATTTCATTCGCCTTGCTTGTCTATTACAAGCTATCCCCTTGGATCGTCGTCATCGTGACTACCCTTTTAGGTGCTGCGGCCTATTTTATGTTTGGTTGA